Genomic DNA from Coffea arabica cultivar ET-39 chromosome 7e, Coffea Arabica ET-39 HiFi, whole genome shotgun sequence:
AATGGATTAACAAGGGAAAAAAACTGAAAGATAATTGCTTTGGAATTATTTTTTAAGAACTAGattattttgaccaaaaatccagaGCTGAAGTTTAAGCGTGATtagtttttcatatttaaagtCGCACGGCAACAAATATACTAACAAGGGAATAAATTGGAGGAAGATCATTGTGGTAATAAactcgaaaatttcacatattaGGCTACTAGCTAACtttataagaaatgtagattAATGTTAACTAGAAAAATTCCAATTGATCGCGTgtatctctctctttttctttttcttttttttttgccttgaaaggaaaaaatataAACACGAGATTCTTCATATATCTCCTTCAAAAAAAGTTCCCATTTTCGTTAATTTTCAAAACAGAATGGTCTAAGTTCAGCGTGTCTACAAAGTTTCCTTTCTGAAGTTCCAATCAGCCCGAAGATATTGAACAATTCCCAAGGCAAAAGCAACgattttttgaccttttttattttttttaagaaatattTAAAATCTGTCCCAATAGTACTACAGCTCTACTTTTCCCAATACAACAGTGCAATGTCCACaagaatagtttttttttctgacgTAGTGGGTATCTGGAATTCGACGGATTATATTTTCGGGTTCGATTATTCCCACTCTGCTTGTGCCCCCACCCGCCAGAAGACACAAAACGATAACTGGGATCAAACCGCGACCACACGGTACTACGACCTAAGGAGGCACCCCCAGCACCAGTCGAGCCAACCCCGATGGGTGTCCACGAGAATAGTTGAGTTGAGTGTGTTTAGATAATATGACCTTGTTTGAATAGCCGTTTtccaaagaaaaattattacGTTTTCggtgaacacatttttcaatttacctttttacctcatatatatcaaatcgttacagtattttatttacaaaaaatctaaaaaaatataATCTAAATACAACCTAAATTATTTACACAAATTTATCTACTTACTTTATATCATAAACGCATTTTGCAATCACATACATGTCATATTTTATTTATCGTTAAACCAACAAACCAAATCCTCCAAGTCATCAGATAagtccatccatccatccacaGCCAATCACAGAAACACTCTACTACCACTACTGGCTCCATCATAGATACTTACATACACATGCTAGTACCTCAAACAATCGAAAAGGACAAAGCACAGCAAACTAGCTATCAGGCAAAGGGATGTCGGACCCAAGTCCCCGACGGACGGACCTCTTCCAGTCTTCCCTCAACCCGGCCCAGACTTCCCACTTCCGACACCATCATCCTGTCGAAGCCGTTAAACTGTCTCATCTTTTATAGCtcaaaaaaatttatcattttcctCGAACCCCGGCCCCCCACACGTGTCAAATTACCAGTTCCACATCACCATCTTTTCGTACAACCTGGACCGCTCCAAAAACTCATGTCCTTAAATCTCACGTGCCTCCTTCCCTTTTAACGGCGCGGAAATCCCTCCTCTTTTCCTTCCCCACCTCCGTTCAAACTCTCTCCTCTTTGTAAATCTATATACATTTCTATACACTCTTATTTTTTGTATGTATTACGgctaaaattattttcttgtaatttattaGTAGTGCGTAATGTatctatatatatctatatctatattaTTAGTAGTATGATGGTGGAGGAGTTTATTATTGTATGCACAAATCTAATCTAGCTCGTAGAAGCCCTAACATTAATATGGAGCGCCTTCTATGTTCCCAATCCCGCAATCCTTTCTAATGTTACAAGAAGAGAAGGTTTTTTAAGTATAGATATATTTGATTTATTCGGAGGTATATTTATTTACATTGGAGGGAGGGATGGGGGCCGTGACGTCCACGATGGCTGCCAAGTTTGCGTTTTTTCCGCCGAATCCACCCTCGTATGGGGTGGCAGAGGACGAAGGGACCGGGAAATTGAGGATGACGGGAGTCGCCGAGAGGGACAACGTCGACGTTTTGAGGCTGGCGACGAAGAGGGGGACCCGGATTGTGGCTCTCTACGTTAAAAACCCGGCTGCGTCCCTCACTTTGCTCTACTCCCACGGCAACGCTGCTGATCTGGGCCAGATGTATGACCTCTTCAGCGAACTCAGCCTTCATCTACGCGTCAACTTGATGGGGTGCTCTCTTTTTTGGCTACTCCCAGTTGTTTTCAGACCATTCATGCATGTATTCATATGTCACTGCTACAAAAGATTTGATTTTTAATGCAACCATGAAAGCAAGTGCGGTAGATTTAGCTACTGAGTTCGTGATGGGCCACTGGAGAGttactggttttatttatttttttgacagGGGAGATTGACCGCGAGTTCTAACCATTTTGCGAtgcttattttttatgtttCGATAGTAATTGGTATTTGATTGTTGGGAGCGGATCAGTAGCTCATGCCTGATTATATTGCTTTTCTCTGACAATTTAAAAGACTTGAAATTGTTAGGGAAGCTTATATTTCAAGTGGTTTTAGTTTTTAATCCTTTTTTATCCTTGTCGAGGTGAGGTGGATGAAAAGAAGGCAACTTTTTGTGCAGAGACGACAAGTAGAACTGCTTTCTTATATATGCTTGTGCATGTTAAACTTATTCACATCCTGACATTTGAGATTTGTTTACCCTAAAATGTTTTGGGCAGGTATGACTATTCAGGATATGGACAGTCTACTGGAAAGGTAGAGTATGGAGTCTTGAGTCTAACTTTTTTCTTCCATTTCGAAGTAGTTTCTGATTTAGGGCATGCTCGACTAAGTTGTCTGTTTTAATATTTGTACTAGCCAAGCGAGCAGAACACTTATGCTGACATAGAAGCGGCATATAGATGTCTTCTGGAGAAATATGGGGCAAACGAAGAAGATATAATATTATATGGGCAATCTGTTGGGAGTGGTCCAACTTTGGATTTGGCATCCAGATTATCACGGTTAAGGGCTGTGGTTCTTCACAGTCCAATCATGTCTGGTCTTCGTGTTATGTATCCAGTGAAGCGCACTTATTGGTTTGATATATACAAGGTAGCATTCTTTAACGTGACTATGAATGTGAAGCCAGTCCTCATGTCTGATCAATTTTACCCACACTCAATTCTCATTCCTGCTTAActctgccttttctttttccctttgtttttaTGAAATGCAGAATATCGAGAAAATACCATTGGTTCAGAGTCCTGTTTTGGTAATCCATGTAAGTATTATCTGCTGTTCTACCATTGTCTATGCTGTATCAGGAGTTTTTCTccactcaaaagaaaaaattgggaCAAGATGGAATTTTAGTGTaattattttgcattttcttttcttatgatgTTGGTAACtaactttgttttttctttgtcctttttttttttgacattttgcAATAGTAAATGGAAAACCCCTTTGCCGGTATTCCTTGTTGGCTTCATCAGTGGCATAAATGTTGTACAATAATTTCATATAGTGATTCACCATGCAATGCAGCTGGACCTTCTCAAATTGGAAATTTCCCAGTTGCTGTTCTTAGATATGCTGCTTTTGGCATTTACAGGGAACAGCAGATGACGTTGTGGATTGCTCTCATGGCAAGCAGCTTTGGGAGCTATGTAAAGAGAAATATGAGCCATTATGGGTAAAAGGCGGCAACCATTGTGATTTGGAGCTTTATCCTGAGTATATTAAGCATCTGAAGAAATTTATATCAGCTATAGAGAAGTCATCGCATTTTAGAAGTGGTTCAATGCCACCTTCAGATCAAATGGACGCTGCCCGTAACAGCACAGATTGTAGACCTAGATCAAGCACGGATCAGAGAGAGAAGTCTAGGCTGAGTATTGACCAGAGGGAGAAACCTAAAGCAATGTCAGACCTTAGAGAGAAGTCAAGAGCCAGTGTTGACAGGAGAGAAAGATCTCGAAAGAGTGTGGATTTTTCTGAAAAAGCAAATAATAGCTCAGAACAGCCGGAAAGAGCTAGGAACAGCATTGACCGGTTGGATTAACTTTGCTGCCTAAGCttacattttttgttttttgaactTTGGGATATTAGTATAGATGCAAAAGCTTTCTTTCTTGACTGTTAAAATCGGTGGTGCAGCTTTGGAGAGATGATGAGATCAGCAGTATTGTGCAATATTGATTGTTTCAAGCCTGCAGGAGCAAAGATCTGAGGATGAAGGAAAGGTCGGTGTAAAAgatatttttatcttatttgcTCTTTTCATTGGCCAACAATTTGTTTGATTGTCCAGTGAGAGATCTCCTTTATGCTATGTCCATAATTGCAGTAAAGCAGTTTAAGTTTGTTGGCTTATTTACTCCAATATTGttcattttattcaaaattagaTACTGTATTGATGTCTTTATTCTTCTTCCATAAAATACATAAGTCGAGTTCAATATGTTTGgaagaagaataaaaacatCATTGTTAATCCTAATTTCGTATAAATACCCGTTTAAGTTTGGCACTTTTATGTTTGGAATTTATGTCATTTAATCATGCAATCTTTGTGCAAGAAATTAGTGACTCTATTGCTCAGTCATGCAACATCTTGTgtttgtgatttttcttttctaaattttgctTTGTCTAGGGCTACTAGTTTAGCCACACCCTAAAATGGAAACGAGGTAAGGTCATCTATACCTTTATTCAGAGGGTAGGAGATAGAGATCCCTATTATTAGATTGGTGAGTGGCATTGGTGCACAAGATAAGACCACAGACACATGCATTGATCACCTATATGTTTTTTTATAAAAAGTTGATACAAGAAATCTCCTCTTTTTAAAGCCTTAAATGCTTGCAGTTTGTGTTCTAAAGGTTCTCTCTCttgatgtatggttaatatTTATCAGGATATGCACGCTTAGAATGACCAAGTTCCATGTTCCTCGTCAACTGGCTGAGCTTGTCATGGTGAATTTTAAACTGGTCCAGGCTTGCCTTCTTTCTGTTGTCTGTGCGCTTTCTATGGATCACATGTGCTGAATGGCTTCAAAGAATTAAGGCTACTGAGAACTTTCTCTTCCATGTAAAGGTTTGCCTAGCTTGGATGATTTGTACAAATATGCGTTCATTGACCTCACAAGACTCGAAAACTTATACATATTTTGAGGAAATTACTTGGGAAATTAAGAAGGGGTTGGGATGTATAGCAGGGAAACAACTAATTTAtggcttttcctttcttcaatttttattcCGTGAGGGAGCTGGTGGCCGTGGAAGGGCAGGAATCAGGGGCCTGGTCATGGTGTCATTTTGATAACTTTATCTATGATTTTGGTGGCTAATGTTTTTTGTTAATGCAAATGCAAGGCACAACTTTACAGGGTTCCACTGTAGTTTAACTTGCTCCGCTCGTCTTTCAGTTTCCAGTCTTGACGGCTTGGTGGGTATAATCCACATTTCCTAAGTTGGAAGACGTTCTATCCATCTCTACCTGGGAATTGGACAATGTCTTGCATACCCAGGAAGAAAAAGCATAcagaaataataaataaataagtaaaggCTTGCTCTTCAGCCAATGGGCATCAAGAAGTAAGCATCCCATATAACGAAGGAGTTTTGTGTTCAAAGACCATTGTTTAACCATTTCATTGTCAgaatgtgtgtgtatatatgtattgtatatatatgtatgaccGGAGGAGGTGGTGGTAGATGGCAGCTAATTTTTCCGGTGAAGTGCAAAGACAGCCGTTGAATTTGTCACAACTCACAGTGTTGAGCAAAACTATAAAGGTTTAAAGTCGTAAAATCCCATATAGTACCTATAATGTATTTCGCCTCTTctctttcaagcttccatttcacttatAAAGGCGCAAGTTCAGCAACATTTTGTAACAATAAAGCATTCGACGACTTCAGTAGAGGTTAAAATCCTATATAGTAATTAGAGACACAGAAACGCCGCCATGGCTGCGGCTCTTCCAAGGCTTTCGCTCTCGGGCACACTCCTGGTGCACCCCAATCGGAAAACACTAACAGCAGCGCTAACGACGTCATCAGTGGACACCAAGCAGAGATTGCCTTATAACCCACATCGCACCTACCCTGCTAAACCCCAAAAACCCCAACTTGATCTGACTCCCACGCTTTCCACCTCCAGCATATCGGTTTCCGACCTCCTGAAACGCGCCACTCCCGCCCCCTCCTCTACCACCGCCAAAGGTATAGTTAAATTACTAGTTACAAGTAATTAAAACGCAATTATTGTACAGAGGCCCAGAAtacaccttttttttctttaaattcaatttgaATTAGCTGCGGGGTATTATTACGATAGGGACTCTCTGTGAAAGTGAAATGACGTACTTGGGATACGAGAGATGGCTTCCCAGTCCTCCCAAGGTGGAGAAGCCTCGTTCTGTTTTCAACGCGGCATCGTTGGCTTACATTGGAGACTGCATTTACgaggttttcttcttctttgctgTGCTTTTTAAACTTGGGGATGGGAGTTCAGGAAGAGTTTGAGAgttaaattaaataacaatggAAACTTGATGGTATTTGGTAAGTATCAGAATGGCTACTGCTGTTGCCATAACTTGGTGCTAATCAGATTCTCGGCCTGAAAATTTGCAAGTAAAAATTGTATACGAAAGaaagaatattcttttgatAACTCCACACTAGtaaattttcaagaatttaaTAAGTTAGCTGCTCTGATTTTTTATGTGGTTAGAGAGCTaatgattttctcttttgaagGTTGGTTCTTTTACTAATCTGTTTTGCTTTTACTACTTCCTGAATCTGATGATGCAGTTATATGCTCGAAGacactttctttttcctcctttgAATATTGAAGAATACAATGATCGTGTGACGGCAGTTGTGCGTTGTGAGGCCCAAGTAAGAATAGAATTCTGGTTTTCTTTTCATATAAGCTGAGGAAGTTTTTGCCTAGATTGCGTCTAGTATGTTGTACTTGTTTCTATGAAGTTACAAAGATTGTTGAAGAAAGCAATCTCATGAGCATAGAAATCCTTGTAAGACCACATATTTTGCTGCCATCCATCCCTAGCGTGGTTTAGTGCTGTATTCATATCTTAggctttttatcattttttgtagAAAGTGTTCAAATTGTagttttacccaaaaaaaaaaaaggaaaggaaaagaaaaagtttcttttcattttctttaaatTGGTTTCCCATTCTTTCACTACTTGTTGCATAAGAGAGTTGGTTCAGCTGAATAAAGAGTGAATCTATGTCTGCGTTCTATATTGACttccatttcttttgttttttctcttcccGATTCAAATGCATATTCCTTGTTGTTTCCCAGCACAAATATGTTTAGAATCTTTTTTGATGTACTTGCTATGTTTCAGGATGCGATGCTGCAAAAACTTATTAATGATGATTTCTTGTCAGAACAAGAAAGGTTGGTGTtatgtttatttcttaaaaGTGCTTCTTCAGAATTTTAAATTGTATGCAAACGTATCTTCTGTTGCAGATGAATAGGCATAGTCATTCCCTCGAGGGTAGAGAAAACTCAAAGTTCATTTACACCGAAGTAAAGGGGAAATTGTTGATATTCTAGTCTATCAGATGAAACAAACTTCTGAAGAATAATAATATTGTAGATTGTCGGTCCTGCTTCCTGGGCCCTAAGACAATGGAAAAAACAACTATGAAAGTCCCAAAGTTGATAATCTTAAGAGAAAAAGTGTCTGTATGAGATTTCTATGTTTCCGTTGCACTGGGGAGCAATTTCATCTCAAGTTGCTGCTGCCATTTCTTGGGAAACATGATCAATGTTTTCCAGAAGTTGTGTGTATGTTATTACAACTGCAGTTGTCTTAAGTGTGGCATCTGATAAGCACTTTGTGCAGGGATGTGCTTCGTTGGGGGAAAAATGTTGGTTCATCAAAAACAAGGACCAAAAAGCGTGCTGGGGTGGCTGTTTACAACAGGGCCTCTTCACTGGAAACTCTTGTTAGTTCTTCCTACTTACTGTACATATGAGTATTCATAGATGTATACGTATGTTAAGAAATTTGTTGATTGACTTTCATgtttttccctccattttcaGTTTGTCAGTTCTATTGGGATGATACTAGGAGATCAAACCATTGTTTAAAAATATTCATGTCATTCTTGTGTTAAACTTTGGTCAATTATCTCAATGTTATGCATCTGTTTTGTATCACCTCATTTATCTTGCAAAATTTGGTACGCAGTCATTTACAGCTCCATACTTAAATTTATTGATGCAAAGAGTTGAGATTAGGTTGTTTCTAAGCATGTTATCCTCTGTGGTTCTCCCCATTAAAAAGCAACTTTTATTGGGCATTCTATGAATGTGTTCCACAATCATTCTGAGATTCTTTTCTCTATGACCATATCTAAGAGATGCTTGTTTCCTACTATTTATCTCTGTTCCCAAAAAGTTTTGATTTCAAGTGAAACAGTTTTATGTCAATTGTAGGTTGGCTTTCTGTATCTGACAAATGTTGAACGTTTAGAGGAGATCATGCTGATGTTGGGCTTCTGTTCTGGTGCTTCTGACCAGTCAATTCCAAAGGAAGAAGACAGTAAGAAATAGCACTTTTATATCCCAAAAAGTACAATGAGTTTCGTGTTATATCCAACTCCTGCTATATAGTTGCCCATTGTAATGCATGAATGCTTCAGTGTtagaaattatagaaaataagtttttcacagTTTTGGGTTGCAAGAGAATAACTGAGTTGAGGTAAAAATGGAGCTTCTTTTATAATCTGGGggtaaaaacaacaaaatgctCAGTCAACAGTTATAAACATTAAGCAACTTTATCCAAACTCATTTGATTGCTTCTCAGATGCATTTTAACTTATTTTGCTTACATCACAAACACAATTTCCAATCAACTTCtgatctcacatatatcacattataaaagatgctatagtaattattcaaataatctcctatccaaacactaaCATCTTTTTAGTTCTTCTTGAGCCTTGCTCTGAATGTAGTTAGTACAAGTGTTTTTTTATTAATAGGGCAGTCTCTGAATGAAATTTCTGCCAGGTTCCTGGTGGATGCAGATGTTGTATTTACAGGCAAATCAGACTTTTTAATTGATAGCCTCATCTGTTGCTCTTCTTCCTGCAGGCAACTAGAATTGCGGGTTATGTGAATTTTCAATGTCGCAGACAATGGCAATTTGGCGATGGTGATGACGAAAGACAATCTCTTTGCTCCAAATTCTCATAGTTGGCCCTTTTTACTTCTGCATTGCCTGATGGTAAAATACATTCTTATATTGCTCCTAGTAGTTGAAAATCATTTTAGGTCGTTAACTAGAAAGATGCAGTACTAAAGCAACTCGTATAACTTTTCTCAGGCATAGAACAATTTGAACGTTTGTTGATATTTTGGTACAGCTCCTTTTTGCACATTGGTGTTTCAGAACACAACTGTCAGATGCCAAGATCAACATGATATAGGCTATAGCCAGGACCAAAGTACCCAGTGCCCAGCTATCGTCTGAACATCACTACAGAAGTTGAAAAATCCGAAGCGGATCATGCTTTAAACTCTGCTCGAATATGCTTTGGAATTTCAGTGTTCactttttcttgtttgttaaatATTTATGCGTGATCCAATTTCTTTTGCTACACTCCCCacttttcttccattttcgCGACCGCTGTTAACTCAGCGGTGCTGGTAGCTAAGGCAAAACCTGAAAATTGAACCACTTTTTGAAGTCCTGAACGGTTGGAAATCAGAATGGTAACTGGACATAATGAAGTACCATATGGAAAATCAGGGTTAAAACTCCGTTTAACCAAATTAGATTTTTCGTATTTGCCaagcaaaaatttaaaatccaaGCAAAAAGAGAGAAGGTGTTTGCATGCAATACTTGCACCTTAAGGGCATTGTCTTCAACAAATGGAAATGGGCCTCTGcactttcctttttgttttcatggCCGCATTCCGTGCTTTGCTACAATCCTTTtccaatttcttttgtttttcgtttctttttacATTCTTGTAATTGTCAACGATCTTTTACATTTCATGTCTCTGAATCGGACAATTTTTTTGATGGGCAATAGCTGTAGGGTCGAACAGCGAATTCCTTTATGCACAAGTCCGATTAGGAAAACCAAAATCGCTTTGCACCCAACGCTAGCGCGGCCCAAGTGCCCAACTGCCTAAGGGGCTACCCGGAATTAACGAAAACCATGAAACCCTCTCGCCTGACTGCGACCACAGTCCACCGTCAAAGAACTACGCACTGCTCGCTCGACTGCGGCACCGACTCACCAAGGTTTAAGAAGGGTTTAAAGTTTGCTATTGGCTTATTCTCCAATCGAAATGCCCACCCGGTCGTCTATATTCCACATTTGTTTTTTTGATCACATGAACTTCTACTTCGAAAATTTTCTTTCCCCATTTTGCATCTACTCTCCAGTCTATCTATTCAACTAGGCTTCCCCTCTGCATTAAACATTTATTCCTCACAATTTGATGTCCAGCACCAAATCCCCCATTTCTCTGAATATCAACATTGGTCGCTTGACCCCCAATCCAGTTTATAAACCGAGAATTTTTTTACTAAAACCGCCCGAGATTTCCACCGTTATGTGGAAAAATATAGCAAAACTAGTCTCTTCCAGAACCCTCAGAACCCAAGAATTTGGTTCCATTTTTAATCCTCACTCTCTACCTCGAACTTACAGTTTTCTTGGGTTTTCCCAAGATTCTATTTTTCCTGAGAAATTCAAGTTTTCAACTCTTGACTTCAATCCCTGCTCCGGCAACGGATTTCTAGAACAGGGTTTTCGAAAAGTTGGTGAGTTTTCGACTAGGGATGAGTTTTTGGCCAGGCCAAGTTTGAATTTTGCGAGGAACCAAATTAGCATCAATGGTCTGAGCCAGAAAAGCTACGCAAGTCTGGCCGAGGCGATTGCAGTTTCATCAACTGATGTGGAAGAAGATACTTCTGTAGTTGCCGCAGATGAGGTTCATGAATTGTTGAGTGAAATGAAAAAGGAGGACAGAAGGCAGATGAGCTTTCGGTGGCGCAAGCATCATAGAGCAGTTTATGGAATGGGCAGTAAGAAGTACCATGCGCTGAAAAGGAGGCAAGTGAAAATTGAGACTGAGGCATGGGAACAAGCAGCTAACGAGTACAAGGAGCTGTTGAATGATATGTGCGAACATAAGTTAGCACCAAATTTGCCATATATGAAGTCGCTTTTTTTGGGATGGTTTGAGCCTTTGTGCAGTAAGATTGCTGAGGAGCAGGAGTTATGTAGGCTGCGGAAAAGCAAGGCTGCCTATGCAAAGTATTTTCATCAGTTGCCAGCTGATATGATGTCAGTCATTACTATGCATAAGTTGATGGGATTGCTGATGACAGGAGGTGAGCATGGCAGTGCAAGAGTAGTACCAGCTGCTTGTCTAATAGGTGATGCTATTGAACAGGAGGTTAGTGAAATAGAATATTTTTCACCTAATTACTTTGGTTTCAAAAGCATAACTTAAGATGGAGGGTTCGCCTTTTTCTAAAAGCATGTTCTGCAGGTGCTGTACTTGATTCATCCTAAATTGCTCTGATTGACATGTAGTGATTTACAGACGTAAGTGGTGAAATCTCAGGTCACTAGTTCAACTTTATTAAGAATTACCAATCAGGATATCATGTAATGTAATTGAAGAAGTGTATTCCCTTCTTTATACGAGTTTGTAAGAAAAATAGGCGGGAGAAAGAGATCATCTTGTTAGACATATCTATAAATTGTTTCATGTGGACTGCAAAATGATTGTGATCTTGGTTTGTGTGATTGATACTCCAAATGCCACAGGGTAGAAGCAGGATAAGATTTATTAGGTTGTTACTGAGCTTGCTATATTCACGTGACTGTGAAGACATTATGATATTGTGACAGGCAAGAGCATGAACTGAATGTagctatttaaaatttttgtaacaaTATTGGCATTTTGAGGATTTTAATTTATAATTGCTATAGTTATGGATGGATGCTATATACCAATGAATTTGACATCACAGTTTAAAACCCTGTGTGAGCCTCTGAGGCAAAGATGGTTTTGTAGATATGTTGGATAACCTTAGGTCTTAAAACGAAACAGgtagaaaaaaatttatacGTTTCCTTATTGAGATTCTCGTTGGCAGATCATATGCATCCTTTAATTGTTATTGCTAATAGAAATAATTGGTACTATATGTGGAGTTTGTAAAGTTCTTTGCTTGTATAGACTTTGAAGCTGGGGATGTTTATATGTATTTCTTAGCGAGTGTATGGATCATTTTGGGACTGATGTTTTGTTGTGTAATTTGCTAGCATTTTGGCTTGCCTGACATACTGATGAGAACAATGGCCTATGTATGCTTGTCATGTTCACAAACATACTGTAGAGTTTTCTCAATATTGGGATGTTGCCAGATGTTTCAAATCTGGTTCCTGCAATAATTTATGTAGTTTTTATTCTGTAAAATTTTTGATCTGTACAGATTAGGATACACAAGTTTCTGGAGAAAACCAAGaagaaaaaagtaaatgaagagATGAAAATGGAAGGAGATATGACTACCAGTGTAATTCAAGAACAAGAGAAACTACGGCGAACTGTTacaaatttgatgaaaaaacAAAAGCTGCATGTGGTGCAGCAGATAGTGAAGGGTCAAGATGATTCAAAACCCTGGAGTACAGAGGTTAAAGCAAAGGTTTGATCTAATCTGGTACTTGACGTAGGGAGTTTATGAAGCTTTAGTTTGAAACTATCTTAACGTGCAGCTTTTATTTATGTTTGTAGGTTGGGAGCCATCTCATCGAGTTGCTTCTGCAAACAGCATACATTCAGTCTCCAGCTGATCAGTTAGCAGACTGTCCACCTGATATTAGGCCTGCATTTATACACACATTTAGAACTGTAACCAATAATACAAAGTAATGATACTTTTCCTTTAGTGGTTTTTCCTGTCTATTATTACATCTTTAAAGTGCTTATGGCCTTCTGTTTAAGTAGGAGTCCTAGCAGAAGGTATGGCATCATCCAGTGTGATCCTTTAGTCCTCAAAGGCCTTGAGCGAACTGTAAGTATATGTAATTATTCTTGAATTTGTAGCGTTCTTAGAAATGAACTGCAAATATTTTAGAACTTGGGGTAAATTTGTTGTCTTACGACGAAGGTTCCTTGCTATGTCACCTTAAGTTTGTTGATTTATCATACATTGTCTCATCTTTAATTTAGGTGTCTTCCTGAGATTTGTTATATTTATGAACAGGCCAGGCACATGGTTATCCCTTACATGCCAATGTTGGTACCTCCAGTCAAGTGGACAGGGTACTgcaattttaaattctttttattttctaggaTTGCAACACCCTGTCATATGTAAATTCAATTTAAGTTTAATTGCACTATTATGCTGCTTGCCTTTCTCTTTTGATTAGTTAAATGTGAAACCA
This window encodes:
- the LOC113702441 gene encoding uncharacterized protein, producing MGAVTSTMAAKFAFFPPNPPSYGVAEDEGTGKLRMTGVAERDNVDVLRLATKRGTRIVALYVKNPAASLTLLYSHGNAADLGQMYDLFSELSLHLRVNLMGYDYSGYGQSTGKPSEQNTYADIEAAYRCLLEKYGANEEDIILYGQSVGSGPTLDLASRLSRLRAVVLHSPIMSGLRVMYPVKRTYWFDIYKNIEKIPLVQSPVLVIHGTADDVVDCSHGKQLWELCKEKYEPLWVKGGNHCDLELYPEYIKHLKKFISAIEKSSHFRSGSMPPSDQMDAARNSTDCRPRSSTDQREKSRLSIDQREKPKAMSDLREKSRASVDRRERSRKSVDFSEKANNSSEQPERARNSIDRFGEMMRSAVLCNIDCFKPAGAKI
- the LOC113702442 gene encoding uncharacterized protein isoform X1; translated protein: MAAALPRLSLSGTLLVHPNRKTLTAALTTSSVDTKQRLPYNPHRTYPAKPQKPQLDLTPTLSTSSISVSDLLKRATPAPSSTTAKGTLCESEMTYLGYERWLPSPPKVEKPRSVFNAASLAYIGDCIYELYARRHFLFPPLNIEEYNDRVTAVVRCEAQDAMLQKLINDDFLSEQERDVLRWGKNVGSSKTRTKKRAGVAVYNRASSLETLVGFLYLTNVERLEEIMLMLGFCSGASDQSIPKEEDSN
- the LOC113702442 gene encoding uncharacterized protein isoform X2, encoding MAAALPRLSLSGTLLVHPNRKTLTAALTTSSVDTKQRLPYNPHRTYPAKPQKPQLDLTPTLSTSSISVSDLLKRATPAPSSTTAKGTLCESEMTYLGYERWLPSPPKVEKPRSVFNAASLAYIGDCIYELYARRHFLFPPLNIEEYNDRVTAVVRCEAQDAMLQKLINDDFLSEQERDVLRWGKNVGSSKTRTKKRAGVAVYNRASSLETLFYVNCRLAFCI